In Juglans microcarpa x Juglans regia isolate MS1-56 chromosome 7D, Jm3101_v1.0, whole genome shotgun sequence, the following are encoded in one genomic region:
- the LOC121239734 gene encoding uncharacterized protein LOC121239734 — MLLVFFHTLFHQVTSRWPLLLCAATWTVLLTLTVAVASFAPEIAFVSAISPSSSFSKSCHEDGFVRIPLDNPMEVMCFPAHLVRRSKLDFFLPTVFAALVVACSACMVRSLGLWES, encoded by the coding sequence ATGCTTCTCGTTTTCTTTCACACTCTCTTTCACCAAGTCACGTCGCGGTGGCCGCTGCTGCTATGCGCGGCAACGTGGACGGTCCTCTTGACGTTAACCGTGGCCGTGGCATCGTTCGCGCCGGAGATCGCTTTTGTGTCGGCCATATCTCCGTCTTCCTCGTTCTCAAAATCGTGTCATGAGGACGGGTTCGTGAGGATTCCTTTGGATAATCCGATGGAGGTGATGTGCTTTCCGGCTCACTTGGTTAGGAGGTCCAAGTTGGATTTTTTCCTTCCGACAGTGTTTGCAGCTCTTGTTGTGGCTTGTTCGGCCTGCATGGTTCGGTCTTTGGGTTTGTGGGAGAGTTAG